One Kitasatospora sp. MAP12-44 DNA segment encodes these proteins:
- a CDS encoding demethylmenaquinone methyltransferase translates to MTRASLDKQPHEVAAMFDDVAAKYDRTNDVLSLGQARAWRRAVAEAVGAQPGELVLDLGAGTGTSSLPFAEAGAKVVPCDFSVGMLTEGKRRHPELQLTAGDATRLPFADASFDAVTISFALRNVQDTDLALREMYRVTKPGGKVVICEFSTPTWTPLRTVYTEYLMRALPPVANKVSSNPDAYVYLAESIRAWPDQPELAVKLQQAGWAKVAWRNLTGGIVALHRGTRD, encoded by the coding sequence ATGACCCGAGCCTCTCTGGACAAGCAGCCGCACGAAGTCGCCGCGATGTTCGACGACGTCGCCGCCAAGTACGACCGGACCAACGACGTCCTCTCGCTCGGCCAGGCCCGCGCCTGGCGCCGCGCGGTGGCCGAGGCGGTCGGTGCCCAGCCCGGTGAGCTGGTGCTGGACCTCGGCGCGGGCACCGGCACCTCCTCGCTGCCGTTCGCCGAGGCCGGCGCCAAGGTCGTCCCGTGCGACTTCTCGGTCGGCATGCTGACGGAGGGCAAGCGGCGGCACCCCGAGCTCCAGCTGACGGCCGGCGACGCGACCCGGCTGCCGTTCGCCGACGCCTCGTTCGACGCCGTGACGATCTCCTTCGCGCTGCGCAACGTCCAGGACACCGACCTGGCGCTGCGCGAGATGTACCGGGTCACCAAGCCCGGCGGCAAGGTGGTGATCTGCGAGTTCTCCACGCCGACCTGGACCCCGCTGCGCACCGTCTACACCGAGTACCTGATGCGCGCGCTGCCGCCGGTCGCGAACAAGGTCAGCAGCAACCCCGACGCGTACGTGTACCTCGCCGAGTCGATCCGCGCCTGGCCCGACCAGCCGGAGCTCGCGGTCAAGCTCCAGCAGGCCGGCTGGGCCAAGGTGGCCTGGCGCAACCTCACCGGCGGCATCGTCGCGCTGCACCGCGGCACCCGCGACTGA